In Deltaproteobacteria bacterium GWC2_65_14, the genomic window ATCTTCCCCGGGGAATCGGGGCCGCGCGCTCCGCCCCGGGCGCGGAGGCGGTCCCACTCCGCCTTCGGGAACCGCTCGGGGATGAGCGCCAGCCCGGGCCTCACGATCCCGACGCGGACCCGGGGAGCCAGAATCTTGCTCCAGGCGGCCGCCTGGCGCTCGAGGGCGAGCTTGGAGATGCAGTAGGGCAGGTAGCCGGGCCAGAGGCGCCCGGCGCCGGCGTCGCCGATGAAGAGGACCGCTCCGCCCCCGGGCGCGTTCCGCAGAAGGGGGAGAAGCGCCTGGGTGAGCAGGAACGGCCCGCGCAGGTTGACGGCGAAGACCCCGTCCCAGGCCGCGGGCGTCACCGCGCCCGCCGGAGTGCGGGGGAAGACGGCGGCGTTGTGCACGAGCAGGTCGAGCCGGCCGAACTCCCGGCCGATCGCTTCGGAGAGGCGGGAAATCCCCCCCGGCCGCGCAAGATCCAGGGGAAAGGCCCTGCCGCCGGTCTCCCGCGCGAGGGCGAGCGCCTCCCGGCGGGATGCCCGGTAGGTGAGCGCCACCGTGAATCCCGCGCGGGCCAATCCGCGGGAAACCGCCGCGCCGATCCGCCGGGCGCCCCCGGTCACCAGCGCGACTCTTTCCCCCGGAGGGCTCATTTCACCTCTTTGAACTTCCCCTTCGGCGCTCCGCAGACGGGACAGGGATCGGGGGGGGCGTCCCCCTGGTGGATGTAGCCGCACACCTCGCATTTCCATTTTTTCATCGGCCCCGGCTCCCTGAATCGATTTTTCGACCTTATACCACAAACGGCGACGGCGCGACATCCGGGCGCGGCGCCGCAATCGGGGTAGGCCCGCCCCTCTACCCTTGCCCGGGCCGGTACTTCCCCCCCGACTTCCAGGCGATGTAGTTGCGCCGGAACTCCTTCCCCAGGGTGGAGACGATCTCGCCGCGACGGTCGTAGAGCCGCTTCAGGGGTCGCTTTTTCGCGTGCTCCAGGACATAGGCCGTGAGCAGCGGCATCGCCACGGTGGAGTCGAGGTAGCAGACGACCGCGTCGGGCAGCGTCTCGGGGGCCACCTTCCCCCAGGAAACCGCCTCGGAGGGGGTCGCCCCCGAAAGCCCCCCGGTGTCGGGACGGGCGTCGGTGATCTGGAGGAAGTAGTCGTGCCCCTTCTCGGAGAGCCCCAACACCTCCTGGATCTGCGGCTCGGTCTGCAGCATGAAGTTCTTCGGGGCCCCTCCCCCGAGGATCCAGACGGCGCTTCTCCCCTTCCCCCGCTTGGCCGCGTAGACGATCGCCGCCGTCTCGTT contains:
- a CDS encoding rubredoxin, whose protein sequence is MKKWKCEVCGYIHQGDAPPDPCPVCGAPKGKFKEVK